The stretch of DNA TCTAGGACTCATCCCGCCAACAACGCCTTGGCTTTTCTGGAGTCTAGCTTATTACCCTGGATTTTCTGTCGTGTCCTCCGCTCCAGAAATCTGATGTGCAGGCACTGCGGGGGAAAAGGCGCAgttggcggcctcgatcGCGGAAAGTCAAGTGGCGCCCTGCATGAAGCGGAGAGAATTCCGGCGCGATCGATGACAACCAGACCTCGGATAACCAGACCTCGGATAACTAGCCCTCGTTCCTGTCAGCGTCCCTACTACGTAGCTAGACTCGGCTCCGAAGCGCATTTTGACATCGCCGAGCATTGCGGTGTTACAACACCACAAGTGTCTGCTTCATCAAGGCGTAGCACGTACGCAGAATGGTAAGCCGTTACGACGACCGACATGATGCAGGATTTTAGTTGTGGAGAGCAGGAGCGTGTAAGCGCCGTGACACGAGCCTGTACGTCATGAATACGAAGCAAATGTGTGCGTACAGAGTACGCAATATCTAATCGTATCAGCATGTCCTGAGAGTAACCTACTTATTGATGACAACGACTGTGCTGACGCGACACTCTGACTCAATTCTCCCCTTTTCTCCAACCATCACTCATTTCTGCAAGCACGGCTCATCAgcgaggccgtggcgtcTTTGTTATACCATGATCtggcgcatcgtcgttgcGTTGCTGCTATTGAGCttcacggcgccgccaccggtgGTGCTAGCTGTGTCCCCCATCAGGGCCTATAATGTGGATCCGTCGTCCGTGTCCGTGTCTGGACTCTCGTCGGGCGGCTTCATGGCCGCGCAGCTTGGCGTCGCGTCCTCGGACGTGTTCAAGACCGGCTTCGGGGTATTTGCTGGCGGGCCCTACGATTGCGCGCGGAACCAGACCGTAGGTTATTTTTACAGTGCCTTGTTGCGTGTGCCGCCTTTCAGTGTAGTATCGCATGCTGATAACAATGGCTGTGTGCAGTTCACCATGTGTGTGGGTAACCAAACGCCGTCCATCACGATCCCGACCGCCAACATGAGGgcctggagcagcagcaaggcgaTCGCATCGGTAGAGAACTtggcgtcgcgtcgcatcTTCATGCAAGTCGGGACGGCGGATTCGACCGTCGGCGTGAACCCGATGAAACAGCTCAGGGCCCAGTTGTCTGCGTTCGTTGATGACCCAGCTCATCAGGTGTCGTTTGTcaccctcgacggcgccgcgcacgtGTTTCCCACAGACtttgacggcgagggcgataATTCGTGCGGAGAGAGCGCCGAGCCGTGGATCAGCAACTGTCGCTacgacggcgctggggcgGTGCTCGGCTGGATGTATGGCGGCAACCTGACGGCTCGTAACGAGGGAAGCCCTACGGGCACCACGGTATCTTTCGATCAGACTGGGGAGTTCGGGGCCCGGGGTTTGGACAGCACGGGCTACTTGTATGTCCCGTCGGCGTGCCAGCGCGGGGGGTCCAACAACAACCAGGTCTGTAGGCTCCACGTCGCGCTGCACGGGTGTCTGCAGAGCCACAGCCAGATCGGCTCCAAGTTCATGGACAACACTGGTTATAAGAAATGGGCCGGTAAGCTCTTGCTTTCTCATATAAACCAAGCCCGTGAGCCGTGTTCTAGATTGGAGAAAGTGCTGACTTGCACAGACACAAACAACATCATTATCCTGTTCCCACAGGCCAAGGTGGACAATTCACAGCACATCATCTGGAATGGCATACCGATCCCCAACGCCAGTGCCTGCTGGGACTGGGTCGGATGGTACGGCGCAGACGCGGATCAAAGAGGTGGTAAGTGGGCTTCGCTCTGCTAAGAGTTCGCCGGACAGCATACTGACTGGCTTTTCGAGTAGGCACGGAAATGGCTGCCATCGTGAACCAAGTCCGGGCCATCGTCCGCGGCTTCGATGGGTGAAACGTGACGTGACGACAGCCTGGGGGCATTTCGCCTCGTATATTTATTGCGCATACTAAACCAAGCTGCATAGAACAAGGCTCTAAGCTATAGAAACCATGGCGAAGTATAGACTCCTAGCACCCCAAGGTGATGTTTCGGTTGCTTAAAGCAAAATGACATGATGGTGCATTccacggcgaggcgcgcaggCACTGCCACAGACAGGACCGAACGAGACATTTTGCATACTACTACATGGTTCACGAGGCTTCTCTAGACCAAGACGCCCGAAAACGGGTCAGGAAATGTTCGCTACGCTGATGCTAGATCGCTGTACGTGTAAAATCCCTGACCGCTCTTGACGCCGAGATGGCCCTTCTGCACGAAGCGACTCAGGTACTGCTGCGGCTGCATGGGAAtgtcgccgcgcgcggcaGCGTAATGCTGCTCAATGTCAAGAACGACATCCAGACCGACAATGTCCATGAGCTCAAAGGGTCCCTTGGCCGTCTGGAGCACGCCACGGAAGATGCTGTCAATCTCCTGGGGGGTCCCTGCGCCTTCCGAggccgcgagcagcgcctcgcgctTTATCGCCGCCCAGATCCTACATACGGCCACGCCATATCAGCCAGTACTCCTTGCGTTTGTTTGACAGCGAGAAGGTGAAACGTACCTATTGTAGATGTATCCCATAGAATCCGTCCTGACGTGGAATGGCGAGAAGCCATGCTCTGCACACCGCATCATCATTACTTCCACCAACGAGGGATCGGTGTTGTCATGACCCATGATCTCAATCACTGAGCCTGCGTTAGGTGACTCGCTGCTGGCACGGGTCGGGCGGAGACAAACCTGTCGTTTCCGGTGGCCAATCTGAGGATGGGTATGGGTGGTTAGGAGGGTTCATGTTGTTGTATGGGGACTGAAATTATCGGGGTCTGCTGGTCTGTACTACTCACAAGTGTGCGCGCTCAGAACGCGTGTTGAATGCCtgagctcaaggccgtcgagaatCTCCTTACACGAGTAGCTGCTGGAGTTGGACGCGATAATGGTATCCTCTGGTgccagcccgtcgagctcCGACATGACCTGCTGCTTCAACGACAGCCTCTCTGGGACACACTGGACGGTGACGACAACAAacgcgccgaggaggtcAGCAAATTCGTGCGCCCTCGGATGCGCGAgacacggccgacggcacgCATACCTCTACAACAAGCCAAGAGTCTTGCAAtgcctcggccagggcgctTGGGGCGTGCGTTCGTATTGTGCCGAAGCCATCGCTGGCTTTCGACTCGGCGCGAAACTTCTGGACAGCCTCGACGCTGGCGGTGAGTTGTCTCGGGGCCGCGTCAATGAGATGGACGTCCTTGCCCCTGCTTGACCACTGATGAAACATTCCTGTTAGCCTAGCCGTGCGtacctctctctctcttcatcGTGGATTCAGTGCTAGAGTAATACCATGTACGCCAGTCGCCGGCCTTgggagccggcgccgaggaccgcgACTGCGGATCTAATTGTGCGCGCCATCGCAGGACACATTTTTCGCTACACGCAAGCAATGACACAAATGTCCTTTGTATTGCAGCCGCGGCTGATTTAATTTATGATGAGGTTTGTCTTTTGTTTGTCGTGTGTCCAGGCCGGatctgtctgcctgcctaccttgTTGTCGGATCCGAGTTTGCACTTTGAATGGGTCGGATCCGAGTAGGCGCTGTACACGGATCCGATACAACACTCGTCGTCTCTGATGCGCAATTCTTTTAGCTCAACTAGCTTCCAAGGTAATGGGGGCCTCTATGGAACTGTTTTTTTTTAGTGTTTGGAGCTCATGCGCGCGGTGACGGAACCTTGTTTCCCCACGGGGTACGGTTTCTTCGCCGGCCTGGACGCGCTGTGTCAACGGCTTGACCCGTCGTTCCAGCTAGTGAAGATGGATTGGATGGATGTCTTTGCGCCCGCAAACTTACCAGTGCGGATCCTAAAGAGACCCGTCGTAATAAGGACGCTCGGGAGTCGAGTCTGATTGGCATGCGGGCCGCATGGACCGCTGCACATAGCAGGCAGAGTCGCCCACAATGCTCGATGCTGCGGCCTGGGGGGAACACGGGAGCGCGCGTCCGTGAAACAGACGAAGCGCTCTATTCAGGTCTGGGGTTTGTCATTGAGCCTTTTGTGTTATTCTGCGTACTGTGCTTGCAAATCTACGTACGGGTCTTGGTGCAGACCGGCCCCATCGCCCGGTGCCTTTTGCTGAGAAAACCTGTTCCTCGCAGCCTGGACTGACTTGGAACTCTGGggaagctggccgagggTTTGCTCCAGTGTCGCCAGGAGGCTGGTGTGAGACTCGACGCTGATCTTACCTAGCGCCAGGTGGCGGTCAATCGCCTTTCGCATCAACTGGACGCTCGCGACGACATGGTGCGGGTACGGGTCCATGGAGATGAGCGGCACTGTAATGACCGCGTCTGTTGCGTCACCGTCTACGTCCCCGgggctactgctgctgccaacgGAGCTGCTCTTGAAACTCAGCGTGAAAGTGTTGTGGAGGCCAAAAACGAGGGTGTTCATGACTGCGTTTTCGGCGTCGGCAGTCGCGGTGCTGAGGCCGGGCAAGAGGTCGTAGCGGCCCGTAGCTTCGATAATGTCCTCGAGCATAAGTATGCTGAGGTGGTAGTGCAACATCAATGAGTCTGACCCTGCGATTAGCACAACCCGCGCGTTTCGTGACGAGGGATCAGGGTCTCAGGCTTACACCAGCGTAGCTTCGTCTGTTGCTCCAGAAACTGCATCCGCCTCTGGCACTGCTCCAGCGGCTGGCGATATGTATCGTTGAAGTGCTGCATAGACTCGGTGACGCGACTGTAGCCCTTGAGGACCTCGGACTCGTCGTGACCGTCCCTGAGTGCTTCTTTAAACACGGCCGTGAGCTTCCAGGCGAGCAGCTTCCAAGACGTTCCGTTCGCAATGATCTGGTTCGCCCGATCGTCTGTCATCTCGAGCAGGCCATCAACCCGCCAATCGTGGGTGGTCTCTTCGAACATCTTGGCTCCGGTCCTCACGAGTCGCCAGGGCAGCTCGGCTTCGAAGCCGAAGAGTCCCGACGAGAGAAGAGACCGGCAGTTGAGCGTGAGAGATGCGGACGTGTCAAAGGTCAAGGCGGCCCAGTAGGCGAtgctctcggcggcgatgaagtCGGACGTGCCGATGGACTCGGGGCTGGTGCAGATGGCCTTGTTGGACTTgagggacgacggcgacacctTGGAGCCGCTGAATTGTAGGTTGCGCTGCCTCGCTCGTAGGGTCTGGATCTGCTGAAGGGCCGCATGGACGCAAGCCTGGCCGGATATGCCATCCATTTCTTCATCTTCGTGTATGCCAGCCGGTATGGGCGTGAGTGCGAACAGGAAGAGAGCCAACATGGATCGGTATGACGGCCGGTTGATGACGCGCAACATGTCCCTTCTCGCATGTCGCCAGAGCGCGTGAATGGCATTCCGATGGCATTGATCGGGATCTGTCTTGCTGGAACTCAGCGGCAACCACCGGGCCGAGAATGCAGCAATCGTGTTTTGCAAAGACTCGTCGATTAGGCCATCTCGGGGGCTCTGTTGCCGCCGGTCCATCAGGGGCAATGCTTCGTCCTCTGATGCATCCGTCATCCATGCGTCGAGACGGCTGCAAATGGCGGCTATGCTGGCATGCTTCTCGGCAAGACTGTTTTCGCCCAGCCTGATGATCGTTGTTGTCCTTTGACTCAGCAAGTCGGTCGACATAATagccacgacgatgacggaATTTACTCACAGAAACGGGCACCCATGTCTGCCCATCCAAGAGCCAAAAACGGCATCAAACCCACGGTCGTAGATGACCTGAAGGGACGCCCTGCTCACCAAGCCAGTGGCTTCTAGGCTGTACGCTGTGGAAACGGTGTCTGTGGGAGAGCGCACAATGAGTGATGATGTCGTCCTGCACCGGTCATCGTCACGCATAGAGGCAGGGCCACCGATGGCAGCCCAGTCTACCATGCCGAGAATGCTGCTGTCCGAGGCCCCGACCTTGGGGCTGAGAGCTCCCATGTCTCGCGAGGCGGCACCGCCATCGGTCGTTGACGATGTGGCGGAATGGCGGCGTTGTTGGTTGCGCTTCCCCAGCGGTGCCTTTTtcggcccagcagcgccctTGTTGATGTCCTTCATCCACTGCGAGAGACGTGTGTTCGCTTGAGCTTCGACTGTGTGGCTGATGGCTGGCCAGGGCGGGGACGTACCTTGAAGGTGCACTGCTTGTTTCGGTTCTGGCATCGCGTGCAGGTCCCGGGCTCGTCATCTCGGGTGCCCTGGCTGAGGGCGTCGCAACCCACACGCGAGCGACGGCATTCATCACAGCTGGAGAATTGtgtgcgacgacgagcgacgccgacgttTCGCGACGGGCCCCGGGCCGGCATGTCGAGCCTCTTCCCAGCCGTGACGACAGGCGAACGACCAGATGTCTACCAGGCGACGGGCAGAGACCCCATGTCGGTCAGCCAGACACGAGGCTATCTCAAGCGACGACGCGTTGGATAGGATATGGGCGGTGGGAGTAGTAGGTTGTAAAAAGGGCCACAGGGGTCATGTATGCAAATCATGGGGAAGATGTCGTTGTGGGCTCGGTTGTGCGACTGGGGCAACAAGGCCGCATCCATCATGCTTCCAGGATCAGCAGATGGAGCTGCTAGCAGCACTACTATTACCTGGGGAACTTGGCGCGTCACCCACCTGGACGCACATGGAGGGGTTTGTGACGCTTTACTTAGGGGGGGCGCTGGGCACCGCCTGTGGAGCGAGCCCCTGGCCCGTTGCCTGCCGTACAGTTCTGCTCATGACTGCGTACTTCATTCTGGCGCGTTATACGGCTGCGACATACATACATCAACCGCGCGTCAAATGATCTTCTGGGCTGGAAGCCTCGCTGGCGGGACGAGTTggctgcaccaccacctaaGAACGACCCCGTCAGCTTTCCCCAACCAGCCGACATGAATTTGATGGGGCCGCGGTCGCGTGGGCTGGAGATtccccgcgcgccgccttcAGTGCGGGGTAAGAACTTTGACAGGATGGAGCGGACTTGCGAGGCCCGTCGATTTGTTTGTTGCTGCAGGGGCAGCCGTCTTACTCCTTATCGTGTCACACGTGGCTGTCAAGACACCCATCGCCTGCATGCAGAGCGCCCGCTGTGTTCCTCTATTGCTTTACTTATGCTTTTCCATGCCCtgtctggctgctgctgccgctgcacctTTATTACAGATCAACATCCACGGCGGCAATGTTCTTGGACAAGAAGCCCGTCACAAACAAGCGAGCCCGTCGTGGCGCCCCCTTGTGCTTGGCCGGAtcagccgccaccagcacTGCGCTGCTCGCGCTCCGCACTCTCGACCCGTCATCCTCAAACAGCAGCTGCTTCTTCCATCCCGACTTATTATTAGTGGTGGTGCTGTCATCCGGCGACGCCTTCCAGACCATGATGGGCTCGGTCCCCTCGGGGTCTCGGATGGTGCGCGgcatgtcgacggcgcgcgtcAGACCGCAGAGCACGAACCCGCTGCTGTCGTTGGCCTCGTCCGTGGCAAAGGGGTCGGAAAAGTAGCTCGGGTTGTCTATGATGGAGTCGAATTGAATCGTCTCGAACAGCTCGATGCCCTGTGGTGTGGTCgtggtcctcggcgagcgcgaggaaGACCCATTGACGACCCTGCCCAAGtgcatggcgccgctgcagcagctcacgACCGCAATCTCGTCGGGCTTTCGTCCATGGCCGAGACCATTGTTGTTATGCAGGTTGTCGAGAGCAACCCATGCCTGGACACCTTGCgtatcatcatcaccggGCTTGGACTTGGGCTTGTCGTCTTCTTCAACTGCGAGCGAAAACTCGACGTAGATGGTGCTCGACCACTTGGCTGCCCTGCTGAGGTCTTCAAGACTCCTCATCGGCCCCTCCTTGTAGTAATGGTCGTTGGTGACGAAGAAGGACGTCGGAGACAGGGCGTAGACGTCGTTGGGCGTGTCGATAAGGGCGTCCCACACGGAGCGGAGGTGCTGCGCCGAGTCCGAACCGAGCACATGGTGGAAAATCTCCACCACGGAGCGGCTTTTGGGGGCGGATGAGTTGCCCTTGACGAAGTGGTCGCGGTTGGGAACGTGATTGACGGCAAAGATGTAGACTGCCTCGCCTGGCGCGCGTTGGGGGTCATCTatgacgtcgatgccgtgTGTCACAAACGGCCCGTCAAATCCCTCCAGCCGCAGCGCTTGAACCGCGAGACTCTAATAAGAAGGCGACGTAAGTATTGACAATCGACAAAGATTCAGGAATCAGGGCTGGCCTGTGTCATTTATATCATTACTTACCTTGGGGTCGATGACCTTGAGTGTCCCACGCGTCGCA from Purpureocillium takamizusanense chromosome 6, complete sequence encodes:
- a CDS encoding uncharacterized protein (COG:S~EggNog:ENOG503PCCD~TransMembrane:1 (i35-54o)), producing the protein MTTTVLTRHSDSILPFSPTITHFCKHGSSARPWRLCYTMIWRIVVALLLLSFTAPPPVVLAVSPIRAYNVDPSSVSVSGLSSGGFMAAQLGVASSDVFKTGFGVFAGGPYDCARNQTFTMCVGNQTPSITIPTANMRAWSSSKAIASVENLASRRIFMQVGTADSTVGVNPMKQLRAQLSAFVDDPAHQVSFVTLDGAAHVFPTDFDGEGDNSCGESAEPWISNCRYDGAGAVLGWMYGGNLTARNEGSPTGTTVSFDQTGEFGARGLDSTGYLYVPSACQRGGSNNNQVCRLHVALHGCLQSHSQIGSKFMDNTGYKKWADTNNIIILFPQAKVDNSQHIIWNGIPIPNASACWDWVGWYGADADQRGGTEMAAIVNQVRAIVRGFDG
- a CDS encoding uncharacterized protein (EggNog:ENOG503NWD7~COG:I), which gives rise to MCPAMARTIRSAVAVLGAGSQGRRLAYMWSSRGKDVHLIDAAPRQLTASVEAVQKFRAESKASDGFGTIRTHAPSALAEALQDSWLVVECVPERLSLKQQVMSELDGLAPEDTIIASNSSSYSCKEILDGLELRHSTRVLSAHTYWPPETTVIEIMGHDNTDPSLVEVMMMRCAEHGFSPFHVRTDSMGYIYNRIWAAIKREALLAASEGAGTPQEIDSIFRGVLQTAKGPFELMDIVGLDVVLDIEQHYAAARGDIPMQPQQYLSRFVQKGHLGVKSGQGFYTYSDLASA
- a CDS encoding uncharacterized protein (EggNog:ENOG503NWD7~COG:I), which gives rise to MPARGPSRNVGVARRRTQFSSCDECRRSRVGCDALSQGTRDDEPGTCTRCQNRNKQCTFKWMKDINKGAAGPKKAPLGKRNQQRRHSATSSTTDGGAASRDMGALSPKVGASDSSILGMVDWAAIGGPASMRDDDRCRTTSSLIVRSPTDTVSTAYSLEATGLVSRASLQVIYDRGFDAVFGSWMGRHGCPFLLGENSLAEKHASIAAICSRLDAWMTDASEDEALPLMDRRQQSPRDGLIDESLQNTIAAFSARWLPLSSSKTDPDQCHRNAIHALWRHARRDMLRVINRPSYRSMLALFLFALTPIPAGIHEDEEMDGISGQACVHAALQQIQTLRARQRNLQFSGSKVSPSSLKSNKAICTSPESIGTSDFIAAESIAYWAALTFDTSASLTLNCRSLLSSGLFGFEAELPWRLVRTGAKMFEETTHDWRVDGLLEMTDDRANQIIANGTSWKLLAWKLTAVFKEALRDGHDESEVLKGYSRVTESMQHFNDTYRQPLEQCQRRMQFLEQQTKLRWYSLMLHYHLSILMLEDIIEATGRYDLLPGLSTATADAENAVMNTLVFGLHNTFTLSFKSSSVGSSSSPGDVDGDATDAVITVPLISMDPYPHHVVASVQLMRKAIDRHLALGKISVESHTSLLATLEQTLGQLPQSSKSVQAARNRFSQQKAPGDGAGLHQDPPE
- a CDS encoding uncharacterized protein (COG:S~EggNog:ENOG503NZ4K~TransMembrane:1 (i12-30o)) — its product is MPTANNRRSFLTAPYLVSLLLVALVAYLVGPTAHQTAVVFGFFRRPGRTVLAAGRTLSLIEQTTHCEDLHHHQASGLLFTACENDATVRHRWFPPLTILDSPEVLTNATRGTLKVIDPKSLAVQALRLEGFDGPFVTHGIDVIDDPQRAPGEAVYIFAVNHVPNRDHFVKGNSSAPKSRSVVEIFHHVLGSDSAQHLRSVWDALIDTPNDVYALSPTSFFVTNDHYYKEGPMRSLEDLSRAAKWSSTIYVEFSLAVEEDDKPKSKPGDDDTQGVQAWVALDNLHNNNGLGHGRKPDEIAVVSCCSGAMHLGRVVNGSSSRSPRTTTTPQGIELFETIQFDSIIDNPSYFSDPFATDEANDSSGFVLCGLTRAVDMPRTIRDPEGTEPIMVWKASPDDSTTTNNKSGWKKQLLFEDDGSRVRSASSAVLVAADPAKHKGAPRRARLFVTGFLSKNIAAVDVDL